Below is a window of Rattus norvegicus strain BN/NHsdMcwi chromosome 5, GRCr8, whole genome shotgun sequence DNA.
tacatttatatctatatctacacacacacacacacacacacacacacacacacacacacgtaataaaaCACCAGAAAGTTGGACACAGGTTTGCTTTAAAATAGAGATGACATGGAAGAGGGCAGCTGGACAGGACCTGTGCTGGCAAATTTTAGTCTGGGGAGCATTGGATTATAGTGAGTAGACATTGATGAAGGTAAAGAATTAGTCTTGCTCTATgggaaggaaggagccctgaCTGGATGCTACTACGGGGCTACTAAAGCAATATAATCAAAGCGCATGCTTGAGAATTTAAGGGAGCTAGGGATACGTCCTCGAAGAAAAATGGCCCCTTATTTACACTTATTTAAGGTTTTAGGGCAACCTGCCTTTGACACATACTGAGTTGTCTCTGTAACCCTGGCACTCCATTTGTCCCTTGTGGCAGTGAAGAGAGAGGCCTGGTGGAGTTGGCCCTGGCCTCCCCAGTAGCAGTCATTGTAAGTCTGACTTGGGCTGAGCTGTCAAGCATTGTGCAGACCCTGATCAGATTCTCTTCCCTCATTTAAAGCCCCAGTTTCAAGGCTTCTGATCTGGTCAGGTCTGTCCAGCCTCAACCTTGcaagttattttgtttgtttttaataggatTTTCATAGTTTTTagtttaaaaagtgtgtgtgtgtgtgtgtgtgtgtgtgtgtgtgtgtgtgcgcgcgcgcgcgcgcgcaacaTGGTGTGTGGGTGCCTGTAGAAGCctgaaaaggacatcagatcacCTAAAGCTTGAATTATAGTTGGTTGTGAGTGGCTCAACCACTCAACTCAGCTgggggtgctgagaactgaactctggaaAAGCATCAAGCACTCTTAATTGcatagccatctctccagcccccatgatgtgatttttttttaatataaaaaaaccATAGGCTCAATGAGATCTTGtcaaaatgggaaaaaaagggAAGTCACAACCTTTCcaccatgtacatacatgcatacatacatatatatttcccctttatggaaaatttcaaatacacaaaataattgCAAAAACAACCTAACAAACTTGGTGTCTCTCTCACTCTTGGTGTTCAGGTGACCTCACTTCTGAATAGCAGGACTCCTTTCAAGGAGCTCTCATTTCTTTTGATAAGAAGTGGGCAGTTCTCAGTGGACTGAATAATCAATATCTTGATGTTTGCCCTTTACTCTGAAAGATCAGAGGCTTAGGGAACATAAGAGGGCTGTGCTGGTCTTTCCCGGGGGAGGAAGGGCATAGAATGCTGGTGTTCCTGTAGCTGCTCCTGCGGCTCAGGCTTGCCACCACGTACAGGAGGGATTTATCTTACAGAAGATGTCTTACTAGAGATTCATGGGGAACATGTCGGTTCATACACGTCGGAGCAGTAAGGCATTTGTACTGGAGCTCTGTAGAGGATGGCAGGGTGATAGAATGAGCCCGGGTTGAATAATTTGAAACTGCCCAAGGTCCAAGGAACAGTCGTAGAATGACACCAAGAACACTAGACTTCTGGGACGGAAAGATCCCAGACTTGCCTGCCCAGTTATAGTCTTTGTGCCGTGGGCAATCCACTTCAGCTTTTGGCCCTTGGCTCTCTCATGTGTGAGAGAAGCAGTGTAATTTGCTCTAAGTATGAAGACTCAATTCTGAAACTACAGAAGTTGTTTATATAACACTGCACACACTTGAAGTGGCCCCAGTCCTGACGGGTCACGGGATTCACTTcccatgttttatttcttttcctttttttgagacacaatCGCACACTGTAGTAGCCTAGACTGGTCTAGAACTCCCATGGGCTCCAACTCACAGCAGtccacttgcctcagcctctcaagtagtAACAGGTTACAGATGTAAGCTACCATGGCTGGCTTCTACCTCACATTTTGAAGAAGGACCTGAGGTTGTCTCAGGTAATCACTTAAGTCAAGGGTATTAAACTGAAAATAACAGGTATCAGGGCTGGAGATagggctccgtggttaagaacatttgtttgTGCCAAGGACTTGgcttagattcccagcacccacatggtggctcattaaAACTGTCCATAATTCCAAGCCCAGGAagtctaataccctcttctgacaccccaggcaccaggcatgcaagcggtacatagacatgcatgtaggcaaggcacatacataaataaatctaaaaataattaaaataaaaataccagcTATCCAGGAGCAATTTCCTTAAGATTCTGAAATCTTGGAAGTGCTTTTACATAACTTAGTCTGTTTGATTGGACAGTCGTCTCTTTTATCTTCATCTGTGCCcgaaataatacatacatacatgcatacatacatgcatacatacatacatgcatacatacatacatgcatacatgcatgcatacatacatacatacatacatacatacatacatacatacatacatacagcaagCTGTTTATTTCCCAATCTGCCTGAAATTTGGGGGAAGCAGCTCCTTACTTTAAGCAGAGATAAATTAAGAATGAGAGTGATATTGTAGGTGtcacaggctcctgggaacttgACTCGGAGAATGGGAAACCCCATGCTCAATGAAGTTGTGGATACTTTCCTGTGACTCAGCATTAATGGAAAAGAAGGTACTTGCTgccttttaaaagaaaggaaccaAGGTAGGGATCAAGCCTCTGTGACTTGTGACATTTTTGCAGTACTAGAGTTAGTAATTCTTGCTTTCAATTTCCTTTTGCAGGCTAGCCAACGACCAGGAGAAATAGAGTGGAAAATGCAAAACAACGAAATCATTAAACCTGCCAAGTACTTCTCAGAGCTGGAGAAGAGCATCTTGCTTGCCTTAGTAGAGAAGTACAAGTATGTGCTGGAGTGCAAGAAAAGCGACGCGCGGACTATTGCTCTCAAGCAGCGGACCTGGCAGGCCTTGGCCCATGAGTACAACTCGCAGCCCAGCGTGTCGCTGCGGGACTTCAAACAGCTGAAGAAGTGTTGGGAGAACATCAAGGCTCGGACCAAAAAAATTATGGCCCACgagaggagggagaaggtgaAGCGCAGCGGGAGTCCGCTGCTGAGCACGCACGTCCTGGACAAGGAGAAGATCGGCAGCATGCTACCGGAGCAGCTCTACTTCCTTCAGAGCCCGCCCGAGGAGGAGCCCGAGTACCACCAGGACGCAGCCGCCCAAGGTACCGCcccgcacgcacgcacacagcgCGCTACACTGGCTGGAGCAGCTTGGGATTGAATTGTAAAATGGTTACTAGTGAGGAAACGTAAAAATGACGGTATCGGGCTGGGGTGTTGCATAGGGCATCCAGAACAGAAGTACGTGGTTTTGTGCTGTCTCTCTTTACGGTTATTGCTCAACCATAAAGAGCTGCATGTGTATCATGCCATTCATGAGGCACTCCGGTTGCTTAGCTCAAACTATCTCCACTTTATTAAAGGAAATTTGTGAAGATTTATATTCACTGACTCAACCCggtcttttaaaaagttattattggggttggggatttagctcagcggtagagcacttgcctagcaagcgcaaggccctgggttcggtccccagctccgaaaaaaagaaaaaaaaaagttattattGAGGGCCTGCTGTGTCAGGTACTACATTAAGTCTCTCAAAAGGCCATGCTTGCTAAATGAGTAAACTATTTCTAATTAAAAACAGAAGTCCAGattagtggctggagagatggctctgtggttccAAGCACTTGCTACTACTcctcagaggaccagagttctgttcccagcacccacactgggcagtgTACAACTGGCTGTAACTCCGTCTCTGGGGAtctgtgccctttctggtgtatACGGAcccacatgctcatacacatagcctcatatagacacacacgtgAAGATAAATTAAAGAATCTTTAAAAGGCAATACAGCACCGTTAAAAAGTGGTgcatcaggggctggggatttagctcagtggtagagcgcttgcctaggaagggcaaggccctgggttcggtccccagctccgaaaaaaaagaagcaaaaaaaaaaaaaaaagtggtgcaTCAGAAGCACAGAGACTAAATAAAGCAAACACCCGTTAGCGTTCACTCAGATTCATACTGATTTTTTAAACAACGGTAATCACTGTGATCCAAAATTTCTATTTGTGGCATTTTAGGGAAATCCTAAGGACAAAACTTGAATCTTAGCATACTCCCGTGGAAAAGAGCAAACcatcacacatagacacatagttCTGAAGAATCAAGAAGAGACTCTCtataatcaaagttgtaatgaTAACTTGTAGTTTCAGAAGGTTGGCCTCAAGGGGTATGTCGTGTCCCCAAGTGCAAATAAATGTTCAGAGATGGGTTTTCAACAGTCCCCGACTCTTTTAAGACAGGAAGTGACCTCTTTATATGGAAGCTCACTGCAGTCAGCAGAGGGCACACTGTGCTCCAGGGCTGCACAGGTGCTCTAGGGACCGGGCTGCTTAGCTTGCAGAACACTGAAGCTGGTGTCCCCAGAGTAGACCGAACTCTCAGGGACTGGCTCTTGTTAATTAAAAGTCATAAGAAACTGTCTGAAACGAAGAGTGCTGTGCGGAGTGAGAAAGGTAATTACCACATGAGCCAAATCCATGCCCTTGATTGACACTTTTCCCCTGTGAGCAAATCATTCCAGGAAGCTAAATTAGAACATAAACTTGAAGGCTGAGTCCAGGCTGGGTGACAACTGTGGCCGGGGTCATGGACCCTATACATTATATCCTGGTGTTCCGGACCTGTCTGGAGTTGATTTGCAGGTTCCCACGCCGAGCTAACACTTGGCAGACACCGTTTACCTGGGCACTGtcagctctctttctctcactcgcTTCCTTTGCTGAACTCTGTAGCTCTGCCGCTTTCTATCTTGTTGTCCACAGAGCATCCAGTCAGCACAGCACTGTAGTGGTTCTGGGGATGGAGGGAAGTGAGTTAGCAGTGTGGCTTCTCAGGTGGCTAACTTTCCTCGGGTCCTGGGCTGAGGAAGATACTCATTTAGCAAATGTTATGTCTCAGTTTTACGgatattctttttattcttataaattacatttgctgtgtgtgtgtgcatgtgtgtgagtgt
It encodes the following:
- the Msantd3 gene encoding myb/SANT-like DNA-binding domain-containing protein 3, with the protein product MQNNEIIKPAKYFSELEKSILLALVEKYKYVLECKKSDARTIALKQRTWQALAHEYNSQPSVSLRDFKQLKKCWENIKARTKKIMAHERREKVKRSGSPLLSTHVLDKEKIGSMLPEQLYFLQSPPEEEPEYHQDAAAQESFAVSNRELCDDEKEFVHFPVCEGTSQPEPSCSAVRITANKNYRSKTPQEGALKKMHEEEHHQQMSILQLQLIQMNEVHVAKIQQIERECEMAEEEHRIKMEVLNKKKMYWERKLQTFTKEWPVSSFNRPFPNSP